A stretch of the Metopolophium dirhodum isolate CAU chromosome 8, ASM1992520v1, whole genome shotgun sequence genome encodes the following:
- the LOC132950602 gene encoding ABC transporter G family member 23-like isoform X3, with product MIYCNFSGGEKRRLSFGVALFHDPKIMILDEPTVGMDPVMRQSIWNYLVELSLEGKTIVITTHYVEEAIKANVVGFMRNGVLVGEDSPNSLILKQNSLTLEEAFLSLCCVQESEKFSNKSKQEYSEILPFTKNQLKNSFSWRRFRALTYKNAALLYKDHTFLFFTFVLPLVQTIVYNLCVGHNIQNAKLGVVNDEIKNCSTDLYQQKCFLNDPNNTKLSCMFIDHLRETNSYLIDYPSLNSGNAALNARFIWGLIYFTSNYTLTLKNRLNIFVNSYDIDYSSVKITLDTSNYIMKLKIKDDITSTFVKTLKEATKYCNISEKSYSYPISIQSIGNVKVTEFIHSASPGFIVLLAFYFPMILSTGLLLSEKDEGIMSRIMVAGVKFLEFVVSIIFLQTIVHIIQSSIEIFIMYFVFDNPISPDNFWTFAMTIMIIGYQGMFAGILVAAVSKNYTMATHINMGTNVLFSCLCGLIWPMESAHPVLKAFNRFLPISIASEIIGNLTLKEWPLNHPLVLRGLILTIVWLIVFAVPVCFFSSFKKDAWLKSK from the exons ATGATTTACTGTAATTTTAGTGGAGGAGAAAAAAGACGATTATCGTTTGGCGTAGCATTATTTCATGATCCCAAAATTATGATACTTGATGAGCCCACTGTCGGTATGGATCCAGTTATGAGGCaaag CATTTGGAATTATCTGGTTGAGCTCTCTCTGGAAGGAAAAACTATCGTCATAACTACGCATTATGTCGAGGAGGCCATTAAAGCAAACGtg gtGGGATTTATGCGAAATGGTGTCTTAGTAGGCGAAGATTCACctaattctttaatattaaaacaaaactcgTTAACATTAGAAGAAGCATTTTTATCACTTTGTTGTGTGCAAGAAAGTGAGAAA TTTTCCAATAAATCTAAACAGGAATATTCAGAGATTCTACCATTTACTAagaatcaattaaaaaacaGCTTTTCTTGGAGAAGATTCCGAGCTCTAACATATAAAAATGCAGCACTTTTGTACAAAGACCATAC atttttatTCTTTACATTTGTTTTACCCCTGGTCCAAactattgtgtataatttatgcGTTGGACATAACATTCAGAATGCAAAGTTGGGAGTGGttaatgatgaaataaaaaattgtagcACTGatttatatcaacaaaaatgtttcttaaacgacccaaataatacaaaattgagTTGTATGTTTATCGACCATCTACGAGAAACCAATAGTTATTTG ATCGATTACCCAAGTCTAAATTCTGGTAATGCTGCATTAAATGCCAGGTTTATATggggtttaatttattttacttcaaaCTATACATTGACATTGAAAAATCgtctaaatatatttgttaacagTTATGATATAGACTATAGCTCGGTGAAGATCACGTTAGATACatcaa attatatcatgaaattaaaaataaaggatGACATCACTTCAACGTTTGTGAAAACATTAAAAGAAGCAACTAAGTACTGTAATATAAGTGAAAAATCATACTCTTACCCAATTTCa ATTCAAAGTATAGGAAACGTTAAAGTCACTGAATTTATTCATTCAGCTTCTCCAGGATTTATAGTTTT attagCTTTTTATTTCCCAATGATTTTATCAACTGGATTATTGCTGTCGGAGAAGGATGAAGGAATAATGAGTCGAATAATGGTTGCAG ggGTAAAATTCTTAGAATTCGTTGTGTCTATAATATTTCTCCAAACAATTGTCCACATTATACAATCAtcgattgaaatatttattatgtatttcgtGTTTGATAACCCAATTTCACCTGATAACTTTTGGACATTTGCAATGACTATAATGATTATTGGATACCAAGGAATGTTTGCAG GAATATTAGTAGCTGCTGTATCAAAAAACTACACAATGGCAACCCATATTAATATGGGAacgaatgttttattttcatgtttatGCG gACTTATTTGGCCAATGGAAAGTGCACATCCTGTTTTAAAAGCCTTCAATCGTTTTCTACCTATATCCATTGCATCAGAAATAATTGGAAATTTGACACTTAAAGAATGGCCTTTAAATCATCCTTTAGTTCTACGTGGATTAATATTGACAATTGTATGGTTAATAGTCTTTGCAGTACCAGTGTGTTTCTTTAGTTCATTTAAAAAAGATGCATggctaaaatcaaaataa
- the LOC132950787 gene encoding ABC transporter G family member 23-like isoform X1 — MAEGTKQIQVEPELAICISNAFKHFSTDTCVLNGLNMSVPVGSIYGLLGPSGCGKTTLINVILGKFSLDSGIVKINPSSFSDIGYMPQDLCLDSMLTIGETFTYYGSLYKMNDSDISSKSKELITWLRLPQDNTLLKDLSGGECRRVSLAVTLLHDPKIIILDEPTVGIDPVLRYEIWQKLLEMVKEQVKTIIITTHYVEEAHLAQTIGLMRNGVLISESSPQDLLVKQNANSLEEAFLSLCSSQQFDETTQRANIFKNTNVSSNILHSDNGISLIRIGAFIKKNLAICLRDFTFIFFMILFPMLAAIIFNLAIGGNIKNVNIAIQNKEITDCQNIVINQCIYEDINNFTLSCAVLNGLRTLEYNLISVKNQEEGDILVKKAESVAFIQFPQNFSTGLQQYVLGQWFSNNEFSSNTAAYANIDIGNVLVKSQVIRNLFNVFENVIINSTRACNEKFVKQPFRTTYLVGNKVETFIHSIATMFVSMIGFYFSSVISTGFMLTEKMEGFLDRSMTAGITILEVVISIMCIQTVIHIIQTISVMFVTYFVFLNPIEITNGLFAFVFIIFLTGWLGLLYGLLIVGISKSSSEAMNMVIGWNMMQIYLSGIMWPIEAQMPFMKIVSEHLPLCYISRILNNIVLRGWTLGHPTVLTGIAIIIGYVLLHVIMLLYLTHIKKDAWLIKK, encoded by the exons ATGGCTGAAGGAACTAAACAAATCCAGGTAGAACCTGAGTTAGCCATATGTATTTCAAACgcctttaaacatttttctacgGACACTTGTGTTCTAAATGGCTTAAATATGAGTGTACCTGTAGGATCCAT ATATGGTCTTTTAGGACCGAGTGGCTGTGGAAAAACCACATTAATAAACGTTATTCTTGGAAAATTTTCGTTGGATTCTGGGATCGTTAAAATAAATCCTAGTAGTTTTTCAGATATTGGATATATGCCTCAa GACTTGTGTTTAGATTCGATGCTTACCATAGGTgaaacatttacatattatggttcattatataaaatgaatgaTAGTGATATTTCTAGTAAAAGTAAAGAACTTATTACTTGGCTAAGATTGCCACAGGATAACACACTGCTAAAAGATCTAAG TGGAGGTGAGTGTAGAAGAGTTTCATTGGCCGTCACGTTACTTCATGatccaaaaatcataatattagacGAACCTACTGTAGGGATTGACCCAGTACTAAGATACGA aatttggCAGAAACTATTGGAAATGGTGAAGGAGCAAgtcaaaactattataattacaacGCATTATGTCGAAGAAGCACACCTAGCACAAACT ataggtTTGATGAGAAATGGTGTTTTAATATCAGAATCTTCCCCTCAAGACTTATTGGTTAAACAAAATGCCAATTCATTAGAAGAAGCCTTTTTATCGTTATGTTCTAGTCAACAATTTGatgaa acAACTCAGAGggctaatattttcaaaaataccaaTGTATCATCAAACATTTTGCACTCTGACAACGGAATATCATTAATTAGAATTGGggcatttataaagaaaaatttagcCATTTGTTTGAGGGATTTTAC gtttatatttttcatgatCTTATTTCCAATGTTGGcagctattatttttaatttagctaTTGGtggtaatattaaaaacgttaaCATAGCTATTCAAAATAAAGAAATCACCGACTGTCAGAACATCGTAATTAATCAATGTATTTAtgaagatattaataatttcactcTTAGCTGTGCTGTTTTGAATGGTTTACGAACTCTAGAATACAATTTG ATCTCAGTTAAAAATCAGGAAGAAGGAGACATTTTGGTGAAAAAAGCTGAATCAGTAGCATTCATTCAATTTCCCCAAAATTTTAGTACAGGACTTCAACAATATGTTCTTGGTCAATGGTTTTCTAACAatgaattttcatcaaatacgGCAGCCTATGCAAATATCGATATTGGAA atgtTTTGGTAAAAAGTCAAGTCATTCGAAATCTATTTAATgtctttgaaaatgttattataaatagtacacGTGCGTGCAACGAAAAGTTTGTTAAGCAACCTTTT agaaCTACATATTTAGTGGGAAACAAAGTTGAAACATTTATTCATAGTATAGCTACTATGTTTGTTTCaat gATAGGATTTTATTTCTCAAGCGTAATATCTACAGGATTTATGTTGACAGAGAAAATGGAAGGATTTCTTGATCGGTCTATGACAGCTG GGATTACAATACTAGAAGTTGTAATTTCAATAATGTGTATTCAAACTGTAATACACATAATTCAAACTATTTCTGTTATGTTTGTCACGTACTTTGTTTTCCTAAACCCTATCGAAATTACTAACGGACTATTTGCATtcgtattcataatatttttaaccggATGGTTAGGTCTACTCTAcg GTTTGTTAATCGTTGGGATATCCAAATCAAGTTCCGAAGCCATGAACATGGTTATTGGTTGGAACATGATGCAGATTTATTTATCTG GTATAATGTGGCCAATTGAAGCTCAAATGCCATTCATGAAAATCGTATCTGAACATCTGCCATTGTGTTACATTAGTCGAATATTGAATAACATTGTTTTAAGAGGATGGACACTCGGACACCCGACTGTCTTAACCGGAATAGCAATCATCATTGGTTATGTTTTATTACACGTAATTATGTTATTGTACTTAACCCACATCAAAAAAGATGCctggttaataaaaaaataa
- the LOC132950602 gene encoding ABC transporter G family member 23-like isoform X2, with product MPQNITLHNNLTARQTFIFYGKLYGINEENVKKRINELVRLLRLPSLSMQVKNLSGGEKRRLSFGVALFHDPKIMILDEPTVGMDPVMRQSIWNYLVELSLEGKTIVITTHYVEEAIKANVVGFMRNGVLVGEDSPNSLILKQNSLTLEEAFLSLCCVQESEKFSNKSKQEYSEILPFTKNQLKNSFSWRRFRALTYKNAALLYKDHTFLFFTFVLPLVQTIVYNLCVGHNIQNAKLGVVNDEIKNCSTDLYQQKCFLNDPNNTKLSCMFIDHLRETNSYLIDYPSLNSGNAALNARFIWGLIYFTSNYTLTLKNRLNIFVNSYDIDYSSVKITLDTSNYIMKLKIKDDITSTFVKTLKEATKYCNISEKSYSYPISIQSIGNVKVTEFIHSASPGFIVLLAFYFPMILSTGLLLSEKDEGIMSRIMVAGVKFLEFVVSIIFLQTIVHIIQSSIEIFIMYFVFDNPISPDNFWTFAMTIMIIGYQGMFAGILVAAVSKNYTMATHINMGTNVLFSCLCGLIWPMESAHPVLKAFNRFLPISIASEIIGNLTLKEWPLNHPLVLRGLILTIVWLIVFAVPVCFFSSFKKDAWLKSK from the exons TGGAGGAGAAAAAAGACGATTATCGTTTGGCGTAGCATTATTTCATGATCCCAAAATTATGATACTTGATGAGCCCACTGTCGGTATGGATCCAGTTATGAGGCaaag CATTTGGAATTATCTGGTTGAGCTCTCTCTGGAAGGAAAAACTATCGTCATAACTACGCATTATGTCGAGGAGGCCATTAAAGCAAACGtg gtGGGATTTATGCGAAATGGTGTCTTAGTAGGCGAAGATTCACctaattctttaatattaaaacaaaactcgTTAACATTAGAAGAAGCATTTTTATCACTTTGTTGTGTGCAAGAAAGTGAGAAA TTTTCCAATAAATCTAAACAGGAATATTCAGAGATTCTACCATTTACTAagaatcaattaaaaaacaGCTTTTCTTGGAGAAGATTCCGAGCTCTAACATATAAAAATGCAGCACTTTTGTACAAAGACCATAC atttttatTCTTTACATTTGTTTTACCCCTGGTCCAAactattgtgtataatttatgcGTTGGACATAACATTCAGAATGCAAAGTTGGGAGTGGttaatgatgaaataaaaaattgtagcACTGatttatatcaacaaaaatgtttcttaaacgacccaaataatacaaaattgagTTGTATGTTTATCGACCATCTACGAGAAACCAATAGTTATTTG ATCGATTACCCAAGTCTAAATTCTGGTAATGCTGCATTAAATGCCAGGTTTATATggggtttaatttattttacttcaaaCTATACATTGACATTGAAAAATCgtctaaatatatttgttaacagTTATGATATAGACTATAGCTCGGTGAAGATCACGTTAGATACatcaa attatatcatgaaattaaaaataaaggatGACATCACTTCAACGTTTGTGAAAACATTAAAAGAAGCAACTAAGTACTGTAATATAAGTGAAAAATCATACTCTTACCCAATTTCa ATTCAAAGTATAGGAAACGTTAAAGTCACTGAATTTATTCATTCAGCTTCTCCAGGATTTATAGTTTT attagCTTTTTATTTCCCAATGATTTTATCAACTGGATTATTGCTGTCGGAGAAGGATGAAGGAATAATGAGTCGAATAATGGTTGCAG ggGTAAAATTCTTAGAATTCGTTGTGTCTATAATATTTCTCCAAACAATTGTCCACATTATACAATCAtcgattgaaatatttattatgtatttcgtGTTTGATAACCCAATTTCACCTGATAACTTTTGGACATTTGCAATGACTATAATGATTATTGGATACCAAGGAATGTTTGCAG GAATATTAGTAGCTGCTGTATCAAAAAACTACACAATGGCAACCCATATTAATATGGGAacgaatgttttattttcatgtttatGCG gACTTATTTGGCCAATGGAAAGTGCACATCCTGTTTTAAAAGCCTTCAATCGTTTTCTACCTATATCCATTGCATCAGAAATAATTGGAAATTTGACACTTAAAGAATGGCCTTTAAATCATCCTTTAGTTCTACGTGGATTAATATTGACAATTGTATGGTTAATAGTCTTTGCAGTACCAGTGTGTTTCTTTAGTTCATTTAAAAAAGATGCATggctaaaatcaaaataa
- the LOC132950787 gene encoding ABC transporter G family member 23-like isoform X2, whose translation MLTIGETFTYYGSLYKMNDSDISSKSKELITWLRLPQDNTLLKDLSGGECRRVSLAVTLLHDPKIIILDEPTVGIDPVLRYEIWQKLLEMVKEQVKTIIITTHYVEEAHLAQTIGLMRNGVLISESSPQDLLVKQNANSLEEAFLSLCSSQQFDETTQRANIFKNTNVSSNILHSDNGISLIRIGAFIKKNLAICLRDFTFIFFMILFPMLAAIIFNLAIGGNIKNVNIAIQNKEITDCQNIVINQCIYEDINNFTLSCAVLNGLRTLEYNLISVKNQEEGDILVKKAESVAFIQFPQNFSTGLQQYVLGQWFSNNEFSSNTAAYANIDIGNVLVKSQVIRNLFNVFENVIINSTRACNEKFVKQPFRTTYLVGNKVETFIHSIATMFVSMIGFYFSSVISTGFMLTEKMEGFLDRSMTAGITILEVVISIMCIQTVIHIIQTISVMFVTYFVFLNPIEITNGLFAFVFIIFLTGWLGLLYGLLIVGISKSSSEAMNMVIGWNMMQIYLSGIMWPIEAQMPFMKIVSEHLPLCYISRILNNIVLRGWTLGHPTVLTGIAIIIGYVLLHVIMLLYLTHIKKDAWLIKK comes from the exons ATGCTTACCATAGGTgaaacatttacatattatggttcattatataaaatgaatgaTAGTGATATTTCTAGTAAAAGTAAAGAACTTATTACTTGGCTAAGATTGCCACAGGATAACACACTGCTAAAAGATCTAAG TGGAGGTGAGTGTAGAAGAGTTTCATTGGCCGTCACGTTACTTCATGatccaaaaatcataatattagacGAACCTACTGTAGGGATTGACCCAGTACTAAGATACGA aatttggCAGAAACTATTGGAAATGGTGAAGGAGCAAgtcaaaactattataattacaacGCATTATGTCGAAGAAGCACACCTAGCACAAACT ataggtTTGATGAGAAATGGTGTTTTAATATCAGAATCTTCCCCTCAAGACTTATTGGTTAAACAAAATGCCAATTCATTAGAAGAAGCCTTTTTATCGTTATGTTCTAGTCAACAATTTGatgaa acAACTCAGAGggctaatattttcaaaaataccaaTGTATCATCAAACATTTTGCACTCTGACAACGGAATATCATTAATTAGAATTGGggcatttataaagaaaaatttagcCATTTGTTTGAGGGATTTTAC gtttatatttttcatgatCTTATTTCCAATGTTGGcagctattatttttaatttagctaTTGGtggtaatattaaaaacgttaaCATAGCTATTCAAAATAAAGAAATCACCGACTGTCAGAACATCGTAATTAATCAATGTATTTAtgaagatattaataatttcactcTTAGCTGTGCTGTTTTGAATGGTTTACGAACTCTAGAATACAATTTG ATCTCAGTTAAAAATCAGGAAGAAGGAGACATTTTGGTGAAAAAAGCTGAATCAGTAGCATTCATTCAATTTCCCCAAAATTTTAGTACAGGACTTCAACAATATGTTCTTGGTCAATGGTTTTCTAACAatgaattttcatcaaatacgGCAGCCTATGCAAATATCGATATTGGAA atgtTTTGGTAAAAAGTCAAGTCATTCGAAATCTATTTAATgtctttgaaaatgttattataaatagtacacGTGCGTGCAACGAAAAGTTTGTTAAGCAACCTTTT agaaCTACATATTTAGTGGGAAACAAAGTTGAAACATTTATTCATAGTATAGCTACTATGTTTGTTTCaat gATAGGATTTTATTTCTCAAGCGTAATATCTACAGGATTTATGTTGACAGAGAAAATGGAAGGATTTCTTGATCGGTCTATGACAGCTG GGATTACAATACTAGAAGTTGTAATTTCAATAATGTGTATTCAAACTGTAATACACATAATTCAAACTATTTCTGTTATGTTTGTCACGTACTTTGTTTTCCTAAACCCTATCGAAATTACTAACGGACTATTTGCATtcgtattcataatatttttaaccggATGGTTAGGTCTACTCTAcg GTTTGTTAATCGTTGGGATATCCAAATCAAGTTCCGAAGCCATGAACATGGTTATTGGTTGGAACATGATGCAGATTTATTTATCTG GTATAATGTGGCCAATTGAAGCTCAAATGCCATTCATGAAAATCGTATCTGAACATCTGCCATTGTGTTACATTAGTCGAATATTGAATAACATTGTTTTAAGAGGATGGACACTCGGACACCCGACTGTCTTAACCGGAATAGCAATCATCATTGGTTATGTTTTATTACACGTAATTATGTTATTGTACTTAACCCACATCAAAAAAGATGCctggttaataaaaaaataa
- the LOC132950788 gene encoding ABC transporter G family member 23-like, which produces MEQNMKEGKIKYDITVTNAFKKYGQNNVFNGLNMTVKSGSIYGLLGPSGCGKSTLLQCILGALPLDSGCIDLQAKSVNDVGYMPQDLCLEVTLTIKETFEYYGSLYRMSKINIKNKLDELNEFLQLPDLNSYINEISGGQSRRVSFGISLLHDPKVMILDEPTVGIDPLLREGIWAEFTKMAKEQKKTIIITTHYIEEANKSDCVGLMRNGLIIEEGPPQDILVKYGTDTLESAFLTLCCNQRTINKKVDNTVQVKEKIQQKKIMESGNVNLYRIKALLKKNYRVCSRDYLLLFTVILLPILQTFNFCFAIGVPFKGMKIAYKNDEINILDCQYSKVNGCIFDKNSNQTMSCVIMNYLSSHDYELVEVQDREVAEAGINHKKYIAFLYFPKNYTSGLTKYINDRQYFDLESRIFVHLTNENILFRNQITMDVLQSINYLIMEALNSCSNNPVSIGVPLEFNNLFGKEIKSFANGIVALFIAMVAFYFPSVFVVSVMMSEKMDGLLSRSMFAGVKILELIISMLCITTVLLLLQTSSSCFISYFLFLNPIQITNGMFVYVLLLLLLGWIGFLFGLLTAVISTTKLGGVYIITGSSMTQFILSGAIWPLEGQPQLLRQVSKLLPIRLVGNIMNDIAIKGWTLDHPSIITGTSMTVLYTILLILVLIVLGKIKKDLWVIQK; this is translated from the exons ATGGAACAAAATATGAAGGaaggaaaaattaaatacgACATAACAGTGACAAATGCTTTTAAGAAGTATggacaaaataatgtatttaacgGTTTGAACATGACTGTGAAATCCGGTTCTAT ctATGGTCTTTTAGGACCAAGTGGCTGTGGTAAATCGACACTTCTTCAATGTATTTTGGGAGCATTGCCATTGGATTCTGGTTGTATTGATTTACAAGCAAAAAGTGTAAACGACGTTGGATATATGCCtcag GATTTATGTCTGGAAGTCACGTTAACCATAAAGGAAACCTTTGAATACTATGGATCACTGTATAGAATGAgcaagataaatattaaaaacaaattagacGAGCTTAATGAATTCCTACAGTTACCAGATTTAAATAGTTACATTAATGAAATAAG tGGTGGCCAGAGTAGAAGAGTATCTTTTGGTATTAGCTTATTACATGACCCCAAAGTTATGATTTTGGATGAACCTACAGTTGGAATTGACCCTTTACTGAGAGAAGG aatttggGCTGAGTTTACAAAAATGgccaaagaacaaaaaaaaacaatcataataactacTCATTATATCGAAGAAGCAAATAAATCTGATTGC gtCGGCTTAATGAGGAATGGTTTAATAATTGAAGAAGGACCACCTCAAGATATCCTTGTCAAATATGGTACAGATACATTGGAATCAGCTTTTTTAACGCTTTGCTGTAATCAAAGAACAATTAACAAA AAAGTCGACAACACTGTTcaagtaaaagaaaaaattcaacaaaaaaaaataatggaatcGGGAAACGTAAATTTGTATAGAATTAAAgcattgttgaaaaaaaattaccgggTATGCTCTCGAGATTATTT GTTGTTATTTACTGTGATCTTACTTCCCATTTTGCaaacattcaatttttgttttgcgATTGGAGTACCGTTCAAAGGTATGAAAATAGCTTATAAAAATGACgagattaatattttagattgtcAATATTCAAAAGTTAATGGAtgtatttttgacaaaaatagcAATCAAACAATGAGCTGTGTTATCATGAACTACCTCTCATCACATGATTATGAATTa gTCGAAGTACAAGATCGGGAAGTTGCTGAAGCtggtataaatcataaaaagtaTATTGCATTTCTATATTTTCCTAAAAACTATACTAGtggtttaacaaaatatattaatgaccgtcaatattttgatttagaatCTAGAATTTTTGTTCATTTAACGAATGAAA atattttatttagaaatcaAATTACGATGGATGTGTTACaatcaataaattatctaattatGGAAGCATTAAATAGTTGCTCTAACAATCCAGTATCAATCGGTGTACCCTTG gagttcaataatttatttggaaaagaaataaaatcatTTGCCAATGGTATCGTTGCTCTTTTTATAGccat ggTAGCGTTTTATTTCCCGAGTGTATTTGTGGTAAGCGTAATGATGTCGGAAAAAATGGATGGACTCCTTAGCCGATCGATGTTTGCAG GTGTCAAAATATTGGAATTGATAATTTCTATGTTGTGTATCACAACAGTGTTACTTTTGTTACAAACGAGTTCCTCctgttttatttcatattttttatttttgaatccaATACAAATTACCAATGGGATGTTTGTCTATGTGTTGTTATTACTACTATTGGGATGGATAGGCTTCTTATTTg gtTTACTTACTGCTGTAATATCAACTACAAAACTAGGCGGTGTGTACATTATAACCGGGTCATCTATGACTCAGTTCATATTATCAG GTGCAATATGGCCTTTGGAAGGACAGCCCCAATTATTAAGACAAGTATCCAAGCTACTTCCTATAAGGCTAGTAGGAAACATAATGAACGATATAGCAATAAAAGGGTGGACATTGGATCATCCATCAATCATAACAGGAACTTCGATGACGGTtttgtataccatattattaatacttgtattaattgtattaggaaaaataaaaaaagacttGTGGGTTATACAGAAATAG